ACAGCATCTGGAAATGTTTCTAATACCGCATCAACGATGAAGGAGATGCCTTCCGATTTATTGAAGAAACCGTCGGCAAGCTCTCCGCTCATCACCACAGCAGCATTCTCTTTTTCTGCATAGGTGCTGATAATCTCTGCCAGATCAGATTCCTTCCATAAAGGACAGTAGTGGATATGTACCCCGGACTCGTCAACGATTTTGAGGTTGGCACCTCCGACGTCAATCCCGATCACTGTACAACTACTCCGCCGACAACGTCGAATTTTGCGGTTTTGCCGTTATAATGAACGCATTCCGGCGGCAGACCAATCGTCGCCTTCAGCAGAAGATCGGCAATCTCCTCTTCGATGACATGCACGATACCAAGGATACTCATCGTTGGGCGGGGATTTACATCGACGACCCAGATTTTTTCGCCGACAATCATGTCAAGACCGACATATCCCTGACAGCCGAGCGTCTCGATTGCTTTTTTGGCAACTTCGATCATCTCAGCCTCGCGGGGCGGGTGGACCGGCGTCTCGCCGCCGTGATATGCGAATGTGCCGTCCTCACGGACTTCGCAGAGCTGACGGTTTATTGTCAGGAAGATTGGCGGAAGACCGCTGTAAAATCCGCAGGCTTCTCCGACAACGCGGCTGCCGATGATACTGACGCTGAAATGTTCGCCTTCGAGATACTCGACGGACATCTCGTCGTCTCCGGGCAGTTCGCCGTCTTTTGCGATCCGTACACCTACGGAACCTGCACCTTTGATTGGTTTTATCACGCGTTTGCCTGGATGATCGACAGGGACTTCAGCCGGCACATCAATGCCGACCTTCGCGAGTAGTTTCCCGGAGAGCCGTTTGCTTGCACAAACCGCGACCGCCGTGCTGTCCGAACCGATGTTGTGGGTAGCAAGTTCCAGCGTATGGGTATATTTTGCGAGGACTTCGTCCGGGGCAATGACGAGACCGTATTCACAATCCGGCACCAGACGTGCTATCTCAGAATCAAAATCGCTTCCGGTCGGCATGACAGCTGTATGCCCGCAGGCTTCGAAACTTTTTTTCAGCGCAGCGACCATGGCTTTGCCCTCCGGGGCAAGAGCCGGGTCAAGGACTGCAGTATATTCGGCGATGAGAACAGTCATATTATGCTTCGCGTTTTTCTACCTCGGCGATGAGGTTTTCCATGACGGCGTCAACGGCATCCCAGGTAGGACTCGTCTCTCCCGGTTTTCTGACAATGAATGGTTTTCCTTCATCGCCGGCCTTTCTCATCTCGATATCGATTGGGATGGCGCCAAGATAGGGGACATTGTACTGTTTGGCTGCCTTCTCTCCTCCGCCCTTTCCGAAGAGATCGACAACTTCACCGCAGTGGGGACATACCATTCCAGACATATTCTCGATGACACCGAGAACCGGGAGATCCATCATTTCAACAAACTTGATCGCTTTGGTGGAATCCAAAACCGCAACATCCTGAGGAGTCGTAACGATGACTGCCCCTTCAACGTTCGGCGCATACTGCACAATATTTAATGCTTCGTCACCGGTTCCTGGCGGGAGATCAACAACGAGGTAATCAAGATCGCCCCATTCAACATCGCCAAGGAACTGCTGAATCGCAGCAGCTTTCATGGGACCACGCCAGACAATCGGACTGTCGGTCTCATTTAAGAGAAGTGCCATGGAGATTACTTTCAGCGAACCGGTGATCTTGACCGGCATGATCTTGTTTCCTATTGCCTGAAGGCGAAGATCCTCGATACCGAGCATCTTTCCAATACTTGGACCGTGAATATCCAGATCAAGAAGACCGGTCTGATATCCGTGGTTCGAAAGGGCATACGCGAGGTTGACGGAGACCGTACTCTTTCCCACACCACCTTTTCCCGAGAGAACAAGGATTACATGTTTAACGCTGATATCGGCTTTTTTGGGTTGCTGGCAGGTATCGGTCTTCTGTGAACAGCTATCACAGTGACCATCACATCCTTCTGGCTGATCGCTCATGATTTTCTCCTGATTTGTAAGTCTATATAACTTATTGCATTACCTGTTGTGTGGATGACAGTATAGTCTTTTTGGATTGAGTAAGTAATCTTGAAAATTATTAAGAGAATGCATCTGCGGGAGGCAGACTGTATAGTGATGTTTACCTTTCGCGTGCCCCATTAAACGAGATTAATTCATTTTTGATAATATAAATCCAATGAAATTAACACGAAGATTTTCAAAGATTGAGATTGCCCACTAATAATAATCAAAAAAATGTCGCGAGCAGACAGCATTATATATCCTGGAAATAGACATCAATACCATCCGAGGTTTATCCATGGAAGTAAAGTATGTAACAACCACCTGCCCGTATTGCGGGACCGGCTGTTCCTTCAACCTTGTCGTGAAGGATGGCAAAATTATCGATGCCCAGCCGTGTCAGCGCTCTCCGGTCAATGAGGGAAAACTCTGTCCGAAAGGTGTATACGGATTCGAGTTCATCAACTCTCCCGACCGCTTAACGACTCCTCTTATTAAAAAAGACGGAAAACAAGTACCGGCAACCTGGGATGAGGCACTCGCCGTCATCGCAGAGAACTTCGCCAAATACAAGCCCGAAGAAATGACGGTCATCTCTTCTGCCCGCTGCTGTAACGAAGACAACTACGCCATGCAGAAGTTCGCCCGTGTCGTCTTAAAGACGCCGAACGTGGACCACTGCGCCCGTCTGTGCCACGCACCGACCGTCGCCGGTCTGAACATGGTCTTTGGATCCGGTGCATCCACCAACTCCTTCATGGATCTGGCAAACTGCAGTCTTGCTTTTATCATTGGTTCCAACAACTTTGAAGCCCACCCGCTTGCAGCCCGCAGAATCATGCAGGCCAAGAAGAAGGGAGCAAAGGTCATCGTCTGTGACCCGCGTCTTACCCCGACGGCAAAACAGGCAGATCTCCACATCCAGCACTACCCGGGAACCGATATCCAGCTCCTGAACTGTCTGATGAAGAACATCATCGAGAATGACTGGGTTGACCACGAATTCGTCGACAACCGTACAAACGGCTACGAGGAACTCAAGGCATGCGTCACTCAGGACAAATACAGCCTCGAGAACACCTCCAAAGTCTGCGGTGTCCCGGTCGAGAAACTCCAGCTCGCTCTCCAGTGGCTCCGTGAAAACCAGCACAAGACCGCATTCGTCCACTGTCTCGGTATCACGCAGCACACCGTAGGTGTCGACAACGTCAGATCGATCGCTTTCGTCCAGACCCTCCTTGGAAACATTGGTAAACCCGGATGCGGTGTCAACGCACTTCGCGGTCAGAACAATGTTCAGGGATCCTGTGATATGGGAGCACTCCCGAACGTATACGCAGGATATCTGAGTGTCACCAACCCCGACGCAGCAAAGAAAGTTGCAGAATACTGGGGCGTTACCGATCTGCCGTCAGGCAAACTCGGTCTGCACATCCCGGAGATGCTCGAGACCCTCGAACACGAACCGGAAAAACTGAAATGCCTGTATCTGCTCGGCGAGAACCCTGTTATGTCCGACCCGAACAGTAAGGGTGTCGAGAAAGCAATGGCAAACTGCGAGTTCTTCGTTGTCCAGGATATCTTCGAGACCGAGACGACCAAATACGCAGATGTAGTCTTACCGGGATCCTGCTATGCAGAAGAAGACGGCACCCAGACCAATGCCGAACGCCGTGTCCAGAGATTCAGAAAAGCTCAGGATGCACCCGGAGAGGCAAAACTCGACTGGGAGATCATGAAGATGATCGCAACCAAGATGGGATACGGCGACAAGTTCGCATGGGAAACCTCCGAGGATGTTTTCAACGAGATGCGCAAGATCACCCCGCAGTATGCAGGTATCACCTACGCAAAACTCGAGGGAGACGGTATTCAGTGGCCATGCCCGACCGAAGACCACCCGGGAACCCCGATTCTGCACATCACCTCGTTTGCAGGAATGCCCGACGGCAAAGCAAAACTCCAGGCAATCGAACACCGTGCACCGGCTGAAGTGATTGATGAGGAATATCCGTTCTGGCTCACGACCGGAGCAACCATCTGGCACTGGCCGTCAGGATCGATGACCCGCAGATGCACCCAGCTCGACCGTGACTGCCCGACAGCATGGCTCGAGATGAACAAGAAGGATGCAGCAAAACTCGGCATCGCAGACGGCGAGAAAGTCCTGCTTTCTTCACGCCGCGGAGAAGTCGCAGTCGCAGCACGCGTGATGGAAGATATCAAAGAAGGCGTGTTCTTCATGCCGTTCCACTTCATCGAGGCACGTGCAAACTTAGTCACGAACACCGCATACGACCCCGTATCCAGAACACCGGAATACAAAGTCTGTGCTGTGAAAGTTACCAAACAGGAGGCCTAAAATGTCAGCAAAAGGCGATATGTGCTATGCATGGACCAAAGATGCAGGCATCAAAGGAGAATGCGGAGGAGCAGTGACGTCACTTCTCAAGTACATGCTTGAGAACAAGATCGTTGACATGGTCCTGACCGTCAAAAAAGGTGTTGACCTCTACGACCCGCAGCCGGCATTCATTACCGACCCGGCCGAACTTGCCTCCACAGCAGGATCACTCCACTGCGGTACGCTTCTTCTGCCAAAGCTCATCAAGAAATACCTGAACGGTGCAAAAGACATGAAAGTCGCCGTTACCGTCAAGGGATGCGATGCAAAAGCAATGTACGAACTTGCCAAGCGTAATCAGATCAACCTGGACAACGTTGTGATGATCGGTCTGAACTGCGGTGGATCAGTCACCCCGTTCATGGCAAGAAAGATGATTGCCGAGAAGTACGGTGTTGACCCGGACTGTGTTTTCAAAGAGGAAATCGACAAAGGTCAGTTCATCATTGAATACACCGATGCAGAAGGCAAACACCAGCACAAAGGTATCTCAATCGACGAGCTGGAAGAGGAAGGTCTCGGGCGCCGTCTGAACTGTCAGCGCTGCGAAACCAAGATCCCCCGTCAGGCAGACATTGCCTGTGGAAACTGGGGTGTCTTCGGCGAGAAAGCCGGCAAGGCAACCTTTGTTGAAATCTGCTCGGAGAAAGGTGCAATGATCTTCGACGGCGCCGTAAAATCCGGCATCATCGACACCTGCGCACCCGAGGCAAAAGGTCTCGAGATCCGTGGAAAGATCGAGAACGTCATGGTCAAGATGGGTAAGAAGAACCAGAAGAAGCAGTTCGAAGCTCTCGGTGAAGGTTCTGAGAAACTCGGACTTATCATGAAAGAAAGCAGCCGCTGCATCAAATGTTACTCATGCATTGAAAGCTGCCCGATCTGCTACTGTGTTGAGTGTTCTACCAAGAAGCCCCACCTCGTTCGCCCAGGAATCATTCCACCGGACTTCATGTTCCAGATGATCAGATTCGCACACATTGCAGATTCCTGTATCAACTGTGGTCAGTGTCAGGAACTCTGTCCGATGGATATCCCGAACTCACTCTTCATGCACTCCCAGCAGGTTGAGCTTGAAAAGATGTTCGGACACACACCTGGTGTCGACATGGAGCTCCCGGTCCTCGCATTCGCAGAAGAAGCCGACGAGCGTGCACGTCTGCATGCAACCGGCTCCGACATGATCTACGAAAACGTGTTCGGCGGAGAAGAGTAAACTCTTCTTTTCGTCCTTTTTTACATTCGAGTTTTCCCAAAAATATTTACATAGATTGAATGCAAATAATATATCAACTAAGATTCACAATGTGAATATCATGGCTGAAAAAATTATCTACATGGATCATGCCGCTACGACTTACACCGCAAAAGAGGTCGTGGAGACAATGCTGCCCTACTTCTCCGAAGAGTTCGGCAACCCTTCTTCTGTTTATTCTCTGGGGCAGTCAAACAAGACAGCTCTTGACCTTGCCAGAAAACAGGTAGCATCGGCAATCAATGCACAACCTGATGAGATTTTCTTCACCAACGGCGGAACTGAATCGGACAACTGGGCACTGAAGGGCGTGGCATTTGCCAATGAACGAAAAGGAAAACATATCATTACAACCGCGATCGAGCATCATGCGATTTTGCATTCCTGTCAATGGCTCGCGTCACGGGGATTTGATATTACGTATCTTCCCGTGGACAAATACGGGATGGTTTCCCCAGAGGCGGTCGAAAAAGCGATCATACCCGATACGATCCTCATCTCTGTTATGTATGCAAACAACGAAGTCGGCACGATACAGCCTATCGCCCAGATCGGAAAAATCGCCAGAGATCATGGAATCTACTTCCACACGGATGCAGTCCAGGCAGTAGGCCACGTTCCAATTGATGTCGTCGCTGACAACATCGATCTTCTCTCGCTCTCCGGCCACAAATTCTACGGACCAAAAGGTACTGGGGCCCTCTATATCCGTAAAGGAACCCGGATCCAGAACTTCATTCACGGCGGAGCTCAGGAAAAGAAACGCCGGGCAGGTACTGAAAATGTTCCCGGAATCGTAGGGCTTGGTGTTGCAATCGAACGTGCAGTCAATGAGATGCCTGAAGAAACAAAACGGCTTTCAGCACTGAGAGACGAACTTACCCGTGAACTTCTCAAAATCCCGGCAACACATTTGAACGGTCACCCGACAAAACGCCTGCCAAACAACACGAACATCATCTTCGAGTACATCGAGGGGGAATCTATTCTCCTATTCCTGAATATGAATGGCATATGTGCATCGACCGGAAGTGCCTGTAATTCGGCATCACTTGAACCATCACACGTCTTAACGGCAATGGGAGTCTCGCATGAAATTGCACACGGGTCAATCCGGCTTACCGTCGGTGAACGAACAACTGAACAAGATGTGAAATTTGTGATAGCCGCACTCACAGAAATAGTGGCAAAACTCAGGGCAATGTCCCCGCTTACCCCAAAGGAGCTGAGAAATGTACAGTGAAAAAGTAATGGATCACTTCACCAACCCGCGAAACGTGGGTGTCATTGAAGATGCGAATGGTATTGGAGAAGAGGGAAATCCTTCCTGCGGAGATATCATGAAGATGTATCTCAAAGTTGAGAACGATGTCATCATCGATGCAAAATTTCAGACATTCGGTTGCGGTGCTGCGATTGCCTCCAGCAGCATGGCCACCGAAATGATCAAAGGAAAAACCCTGGAAGAAGCATGGACCCTCTCCAACAAAGCAGTGGCAGAAGCCTTGGATGGATTACCTGCAATAAAAATGCACTGTTCCGTTCTTGCCGAGGAGACCATTCACAAAGCGATCAATGACTATCTGGTAAAGTCGGGCAGAGAAACGTGGGGTGACGGAGAATGCAGCTCCTGCGGGCATGACTGTGATACCTGTGAACTCTGAAAAAACCTCCCACGTGCAGTACTATTCGACATGGATAATACTCTGCACGATCTGCGGCGGGCACGCCATTGCGCAGCAGATGCGTTAATGGCATACTGCGGGGTTTTTGGCGACCTGCATGTTTATTCCCTGAACAAAAACCCTCCAACTCTCATCGAAGATGCAGTAACCCTCTATCTAGCTGACGGAGTCGAGGGTGATTTCAATGAATGTACCTGGCTCTATCATAGGCTGGAACTTGCCTGTATCTCACCCTTCGAGGGAATTGAGGAAATGCTATGCGAATTAAAATCAGAAGGGGTCCGCCTGGCCGTCATCTCGAATGCAGATCGGGTAGATATGGAAAAACGCATCAAATACCTTGGTTATGAACAGTATTTTGACCTGATCGTCACGCCCGAAACATTCGGTGTAAAGAAACCGAATCCAGAGGTCTATCAGAAAACACTCGAAGCACTTGGAGTTTTACCGGAAGAGACGGTAATGATCGGTGACAAAAAGGATTGGGATGTACGACCTCCAAGGGAGCTGGGTATCAAAGGAGTACATGCCACCTTTGGTTCGCTTGATAAACGGGATAAAATCTGTGCGGTTGATTCACCGGAAGAATTTCTGGAACTCTTAAAAAAAGGTTAGGCGATCTTGGAAAGAGCGCCGGTCTTCAGATCGTAATACAGACCGTGTACTTCCAGACATCCTTTCTCCTCGGCCATGGAGACAAGAGGGTAGGAACGAAGATGCTCCATCTGCAGGCGAACGTTTTCGTACTCGATCTCTTTTTTCCGAATAGCCTTCTCTTCAGGAGTGTTTGCCTCGCCAAGACGGGCATCAACTCTCGTTTGAGCATCACGTGCATTGTTGATCCAAAGAGGGATATAGGCATCCTTTGACATATCAACATCCAGAGCATTGAGAGCTCCACAGTCTGAGTGACCGCAGATCACGATATCTTTTACTTTCAGATGCTTGACTGCATATTCTAAGACGGTTGCAAAATTCCAGTCGTGCGTCGGAACGATGTTTCCAATGTTTCGGTGGGTAAACAACTCCCCTGCACGGCAGTGAGTAATCCTTTCCGGATTCACTCGGGAATCAGAACAGCCAATCCACAACACCGTTGGGTGCTGGGTGCTGGTGAGCTGCATGTAGCGTTCTTTCTTTCTCTCGAAATCCTGTTCCCGAAAGATTTTGTTTCCTTCAA
The sequence above is a segment of the uncultured Methanocorpusculum sp. genome. Coding sequences within it:
- the nifS gene encoding cysteine desulfurase NifS — its product is MAEKIIYMDHAATTYTAKEVVETMLPYFSEEFGNPSSVYSLGQSNKTALDLARKQVASAINAQPDEIFFTNGGTESDNWALKGVAFANERKGKHIITTAIEHHAILHSCQWLASRGFDITYLPVDKYGMVSPEAVEKAIIPDTILISVMYANNEVGTIQPIAQIGKIARDHGIYFHTDAVQAVGHVPIDVVADNIDLLSLSGHKFYGPKGTGALYIRKGTRIQNFIHGGAQEKKRRAGTENVPGIVGLGVAIERAVNEMPEETKRLSALRDELTRELLKIPATHLNGHPTKRLPNNTNIIFEYIEGESILLFLNMNGICASTGSACNSASLEPSHVLTAMGVSHEIAHGSIRLTVGERTTEQDVKFVIAALTEIVAKLRAMSPLTPKELRNVQ
- a CDS encoding Coenzyme F420 hydrogenase/dehydrogenase, beta subunit C-terminal domain, with translation MSAKGDMCYAWTKDAGIKGECGGAVTSLLKYMLENKIVDMVLTVKKGVDLYDPQPAFITDPAELASTAGSLHCGTLLLPKLIKKYLNGAKDMKVAVTVKGCDAKAMYELAKRNQINLDNVVMIGLNCGGSVTPFMARKMIAEKYGVDPDCVFKEEIDKGQFIIEYTDAEGKHQHKGISIDELEEEGLGRRLNCQRCETKIPRQADIACGNWGVFGEKAGKATFVEICSEKGAMIFDGAVKSGIIDTCAPEAKGLEIRGKIENVMVKMGKKNQKKQFEALGEGSEKLGLIMKESSRCIKCYSCIESCPICYCVECSTKKPHLVRPGIIPPDFMFQMIRFAHIADSCINCGQCQELCPMDIPNSLFMHSQQVELEKMFGHTPGVDMELPVLAFAEEADERARLHATGSDMIYENVFGGEE
- the nifU gene encoding Fe-S cluster assembly scaffold protein NifU → MYSEKVMDHFTNPRNVGVIEDANGIGEEGNPSCGDIMKMYLKVENDVIIDAKFQTFGCGAAIASSSMATEMIKGKTLEEAWTLSNKAVAEALDGLPAIKMHCSVLAEETIHKAINDYLVKSGRETWGDGECSSCGHDCDTCEL
- a CDS encoding ATP-grasp domain-containing protein gives rise to the protein MTVLIAEYTAVLDPALAPEGKAMVAALKKSFEACGHTAVMPTGSDFDSEIARLVPDCEYGLVIAPDEVLAKYTHTLELATHNIGSDSTAVAVCASKRLSGKLLAKVGIDVPAEVPVDHPGKRVIKPIKGAGSVGVRIAKDGELPGDDEMSVEYLEGEHFSVSIIGSRVVGEACGFYSGLPPIFLTINRQLCEVREDGTFAYHGGETPVHPPREAEMIEVAKKAIETLGCQGYVGLDMIVGEKIWVVDVNPRPTMSILGIVHVIEEEIADLLLKATIGLPPECVHYNGKTAKFDVVGGVVVQ
- a CDS encoding carbonic anhydrase; translated protein: MIETFIEGNKIFREQDFERKKERYMQLTSTQHPTVLWIGCSDSRVNPERITHCRAGELFTHRNIGNIVPTHDWNFATVLEYAVKHLKVKDIVICGHSDCGALNALDVDMSKDAYIPLWINNARDAQTRVDARLGEANTPEEKAIRKKEIEYENVRLQMEHLRSYPLVSMAEEKGCLEVHGLYYDLKTGALSKIA
- a CDS encoding HAD family hydrolase, which encodes MDNTLHDLRRARHCAADALMAYCGVFGDLHVYSLNKNPPTLIEDAVTLYLADGVEGDFNECTWLYHRLELACISPFEGIEEMLCELKSEGVRLAVISNADRVDMEKRIKYLGYEQYFDLIVTPETFGVKKPNPEVYQKTLEALGVLPEETVMIGDKKDWDVRPPRELGIKGVHATFGSLDKRDKICAVDSPEEFLELLKKG
- the fdhF gene encoding formate dehydrogenase subunit alpha, whose translation is MEVKYVTTTCPYCGTGCSFNLVVKDGKIIDAQPCQRSPVNEGKLCPKGVYGFEFINSPDRLTTPLIKKDGKQVPATWDEALAVIAENFAKYKPEEMTVISSARCCNEDNYAMQKFARVVLKTPNVDHCARLCHAPTVAGLNMVFGSGASTNSFMDLANCSLAFIIGSNNFEAHPLAARRIMQAKKKGAKVIVCDPRLTPTAKQADLHIQHYPGTDIQLLNCLMKNIIENDWVDHEFVDNRTNGYEELKACVTQDKYSLENTSKVCGVPVEKLQLALQWLRENQHKTAFVHCLGITQHTVGVDNVRSIAFVQTLLGNIGKPGCGVNALRGQNNVQGSCDMGALPNVYAGYLSVTNPDAAKKVAEYWGVTDLPSGKLGLHIPEMLETLEHEPEKLKCLYLLGENPVMSDPNSKGVEKAMANCEFFVVQDIFETETTKYADVVLPGSCYAEEDGTQTNAERRVQRFRKAQDAPGEAKLDWEIMKMIATKMGYGDKFAWETSEDVFNEMRKITPQYAGITYAKLEGDGIQWPCPTEDHPGTPILHITSFAGMPDGKAKLQAIEHRAPAEVIDEEYPFWLTTGATIWHWPSGSMTRRCTQLDRDCPTAWLEMNKKDAAKLGIADGEKVLLSSRRGEVAVAARVMEDIKEGVFFMPFHFIEARANLVTNTAYDPVSRTPEYKVCAVKVTKQEA
- a CDS encoding Mrp/NBP35 family ATP-binding protein, with amino-acid sequence MSDQPEGCDGHCDSCSQKTDTCQQPKKADISVKHVILVLSGKGGVGKSTVSVNLAYALSNHGYQTGLLDLDIHGPSIGKMLGIEDLRLQAIGNKIMPVKITGSLKVISMALLLNETDSPIVWRGPMKAAAIQQFLGDVEWGDLDYLVVDLPPGTGDEALNIVQYAPNVEGAVIVTTPQDVAVLDSTKAIKFVEMMDLPVLGVIENMSGMVCPHCGEVVDLFGKGGGEKAAKQYNVPYLGAIPIDIEMRKAGDEGKPFIVRKPGETSPTWDAVDAVMENLIAEVEKREA